The DNA region ctaagtaaggagtagaaaactcaaacccttctcccaacttctaTCTTTCGATCATTTTCCTGAACCCTTCTCCCAAGTACTCCTCATCTCGCGCAGCCTTCTCCATCCAAGAGCGAGATCAGATACGAGGGCATCCTCTACAGCATCAACACCGAGGAATCCAGCATAGGCTTGTGCAACGGTATAGTTTGCTTTATGTCCAATTCCTCGCGTCTTCGCTTTTCTCCACTCCCCTTCGCGCTGTTCCTCATCAAAGGGAACATTTTTTTCGAGCTTTTTTGGCTGGATTTTAGGGCTATTATCTTTGTTTGTGGCAACGAAATAAAATCTCGATCACATTTTTTCTTCGGATCTGACCTTTGCACGCCTACCTCTTCTGCCTCCTCCGCAGGAACTAGGGTTTCATCGAGACTCCTCCGCCACGATGTCTAGCTTCAGCGGCGACGAAACTGCCCCTTTCTTCGGATTCCTCGGCGCGGCCGCAGCCCTCATCTTCTCCTGTAATTTCCCCCAATTTCGGCGACCTTTATCTCAGACTCCTATTCCGTTCGAATCAAAAGGTTCGTTTCTTGAAATGTTTTTCATTCTTTTGCAGGCATGGGGGTGGCGTACGGCACGACGAAGAGCGGCGTCGGGGTGGCGTCCATGGGTGTGATGCGGGCGGAGCTCGTGATGAAGTCGATAGTTCCCGTTGTCATGGCCGGAGTCCTGGGGATTTACGGTCTCATCATTGCGGTGATCATAAGCACCGGGATCAACCCCAAGGCCAAGTCGTACTACCTTTTTGATGGGTATGCCCATCTGTCTTCTGGCTTGGCTTGTGGTCTTGCAGGACTTTCAGCTGGTATGGCCATTGGCATCGTGGGAGATGCTGGAGTCAGGTAGTTGTTGTTTGAGATCCTTTCTAGATTCGATAGTGCTCTctattcctcttttttttttttttttgtctaattaTTGACTACGAATTCTCTAACCTTGTCTTCTGTTATCGCATATTTAGTCCATTTTTCCTCTGATAGTCCTTTCATAAAAGAGCAATTTATTTTTCTAGGTCATGTGTGTAGAATTTATTTATAGTCGTATTCCTATTGTATATGTGtctttcatccattctttgcaCTATCTATCTATATAGGAGTCCTCGAGGGATCGTGCcttagcttgttgttgttgttattgagaGAGCTAGTTATTGACTAAAAAAATTGGAATATTTACTGAGATGATTGTAGTTTCATATGCAGATCCCACATGAATCCTTAGATCTATCGATTTCAAtgattactacaaaattttctatgTTTTAGTCACTTTGAAAGGGTAACAAACAATGTTTGTGCCCATATTTTGATTACTTACTGCGTTTAGTTTCACTACATAAAATATTGAGTCTTATTTATGGATACAAATAGCATAGACATATATGTGCTTTATTTCTATGGAATTTACCAAAACATATACAATCAAAGCACTTTTTCTATAAttgttttttaataaaaaaaagtgtCAGCTTTGCATTGTGCTTACAAAATCATCttgcaaatttaattttttaaagatgtaGAAATAATAAAAGGTCAAAAGAGCTATTTTGAACTACATGtaatttgatgaatcaaaatgCATGTATAGGTAGTTATGTAGATAACGTGTATTGACCAACTAGACATCTGCAGTAGTAAGGTTGGAGAATATTGGTTCTTCCATTATGGTTAGATTTATCACATTGAGTTTGAACAAATGAGTTTAATGAAAATATGAAGCAAATGTGAAGCGGTTGTTACCTTAGGAGTACGTGTGAGTGCATCTGGGATTCATGAGTAAGGTTATGGTTAGATTTATCACATTGTTATAATAGTTGTCAGTAGTTTTTTAAGTCAAATGGTTTGAGCTAATGGCCTTGTATTACATTTGCAATTCTAATATCTATTTGTAGATTATCAGCTACGTGTTTGAACAAATGAATTTAATGAAAATATGAAGCCAATGTGAAGCGGTTGTTACCTTAGGAGTACGTGTGAGTTGCATCTGGGATTCATGAGTAAGGTTATGGTTAGATTTATCACATTGTTATAATAGTTGTCAGTAGTTTTTTAAGTCAAATGGTTTGAGCTAATGGCCTTGTATTACATTTGCAATTCTAATATCTATTTGTAGTTTATCAGCTATGTGTTTGAACAAATGAATTTAATGAAAATATGAATCATTTGTTGTGTCAGATCTTCAACCTTTTGGAGTTTGGATGAGCCAAGTTCTCCAAATTTGCTCCAAATTAAGTGTCATCTTATATTGTTTATAACCAAGTACATCAATCCACATGAATTAGGAATTATGAGTTTGATGCTTGTAAAGCATGTTTTCACTATGGAATATAACTTCATAAATTGTTCTAGTTAAGATCAACTTGTGGCTGGTGTTTAAAAAGTTGATTTTATTACCtgagaaaaagaaaattgaaaagTCCAGTAAATTTGTATCTTCGTTGTAAATTGTATAACTAAAAAGTTGAAAACTTGGGAGAGCAAAGAACAAGCTGCATGAGATCAGTTTAATAAAGCAGTCAGATAGCTGCATgcaatttgaaaactattttacatCAAGGATCTGAAAATCTTCATTAAGATTAGTgtaaattttgtttcttttggtagaaAGTCATGATGATTGTTTTGGCTACTTCAATATTAAGTATTAAGTATTCAGTAAACAGATTGTCAGTGCATCGCTAGCAGGGGATATACAGTTCCTGGATGTTAGAAACCAATCTGAACCATATCTTACCATTGATGCACATAGGGGTTCCCTTGCTGCCTTGGCAATTCATCGGCATGCTCCAATTATTGCAAGTGGTTATGCTAAGCAAATTGTGAAGGTTTTCAGTCTAAAAGGAGAGCAGCTAAGCATCATCAGATATTACCCTACTTTCATGGCTCAGAGAATAGGTTCTGTTAGCTGTCTCACTTTCCACCCGTACAGAGTACTCCTTGCTATTGGTGCTGCCGATGCCTGTGTATCTATCTATGCAGATGACACTTACCAAACAAGATGACTTGCTTTTGGCAACGTTCAAACCTTAAGACCTGATTAAGGAACATGGAAATTTCAATTTAATAATCAAGGAGATGGTAACTGCATTTGCCCCAGATTGTGACATCAGGCTGCACAATCCTGCTTTGAATGTGAAATTTGTATCTTACAGTGTTCGTTAGCCTCCTCAAAAGAGGGTCACACTTCATCAGAATTCTTGCATCACCGTTGGAGGCTCTCACTAATAATAATATTTAGGTAAAAGTTGTACATAGTctattttatgtttatgttttctttttcttatttaaattttcttgatCATTTTCTTGCTTTGTTTTGTTCAAAGTTGTAAAATTGCACTTTCATATTATAAATTAAGTATTGGCTGCTTTTAGGAAATAGTGTTGTGATGTTGGTCACTGAAAATGATTTTGGCTTCTCATTACTGATTTTGTATGTTTTGCTGTCCATAAATTTTGCTTGTTCATGCAAATGCTTTGATCTATCATTTGAATTACCGAACAAGTTCCGAATGGTATCAAAATTCTGTAAGATTGTAATGTCTTTTGGTACCTTGTAGTGATGCAGTAAAGAAGAATGTTTTGAGTCATTTAAGAAACAGTCTTTGTTTCGTTGTATTTGTTATTTCTGATTGTACTGTTGCTATAATGGTAACAAAAATCATTTTCAATCTTGGCACAACTGCTATTCATAAACCTAGAATGAGTATTTATTGAGCCCATGAGTTAGATTTCTGTCCACCCAGAATTGTAGGTCCACAAATTGTTGGCTACTTCAATATTAAGTATTAAGTATTcagtaaacagattgttggctaaACAGATTGTAGTTGTTCAAAACAGAttttttgtgctcttttgttttatatgtgaatatcactatatactttgaaacagaattagtgtaaattttgatatttactaacttttcatgtaattaattattaatattacttCAACGTcagatttctattatttttatgagtttgaaatcattaactgagttgattatatgtaaaattcgaatctagacatggtaaaagaaaaataatagtttcgtaaatataaaaataatgatttttaaatatattttttttttctttaaaacgacaacgcttttaaagcgttgcaaaaagcgttgtcttttctaccaaaaacaacgcttt from Zingiber officinale cultivar Zhangliang chromosome 4B, Zo_v1.1, whole genome shotgun sequence includes:
- the LOC121974462 gene encoding regulatory-associated protein of TOR 1-like isoform X1; its protein translation is MGVMRAELVMKSIVPVVMAGVLGIYGLIIAVIISTGINPKAKSYYLFDGYAHLSSGLACGLAGLSAGMAIGIVGDAGVSKQIVSASLAGDIQFLDVRNQSEPYLTIDAHRGSLAALAIHRHAPIIASGYAKQIVKVFSLKGEQLSIIRYYPTFMAQRIGSVSCLTFHPYRVLLAIGAADACVSIYADDTYQTR
- the LOC121974462 gene encoding V-type proton ATPase 16 kDa proteolipid subunit-like isoform X2 produces the protein MGVMRAELVMKSIVPVVMAGVLGIYGLIIAVIISTGINPKAKSYYLFDGYAHLSSGLACGLAGLSAGMAIGIVGDAGVRGSLAALAIHRHAPIIASGYAKQIVKVFSLKGEQLSIIRYYPTFMAQRIGSVSCLTFHPYRVLLAIGAADACVSIYADDTYQTR